In Gemmatimonadota bacterium, the following are encoded in one genomic region:
- the miaA gene encoding tRNA (adenosine(37)-N6)-dimethylallyltransferase MiaA, translating to YSAGRFAREARCWMAGIRARSRVPLLVGGTGFFLRALTHPLFREPPMPPERRERFKRYVARHGMDELRRWLGALDPASAAGLASHGGRQRVTRVLEVTLLTGRPLSWWHSQAPPQEPPLEPLVFVLTLPRPELHARIDARVQRMLEAGLVEEVERLLDEGYDAADPGMKTTGYGELIPYFHADRTVEQAVAEIRRNTRRYARRQLTWFRNQLPAGAIWLDASRPAGELVRSVMDPWCKENP from the coding sequence CTACAGCGCCGGCCGCTTCGCGCGCGAAGCGCGTTGCTGGATGGCGGGGATCCGCGCCCGCAGCCGCGTCCCCTTGCTCGTCGGCGGAACCGGCTTCTTTCTACGCGCGCTCACGCATCCGCTCTTTCGCGAGCCGCCCATGCCGCCCGAGCGCCGCGAGCGATTCAAGCGCTACGTGGCCCGGCACGGGATGGACGAGCTGCGCCGCTGGCTGGGCGCGCTCGATCCGGCCAGCGCGGCCGGCCTCGCCTCGCACGGCGGGCGCCAGCGGGTCACCAGAGTGCTCGAAGTGACGCTGCTCACTGGACGCCCGCTCTCCTGGTGGCACAGCCAGGCGCCGCCGCAGGAACCGCCGCTCGAGCCACTCGTCTTCGTACTGACGCTGCCGCGCCCGGAGCTCCATGCGCGGATCGATGCGCGTGTGCAGCGGATGCTCGAGGCCGGACTGGTCGAGGAGGTCGAGCGGCTCCTGGATGAGGGCTACGACGCCGCTGACCCGGGTATGAAGACCACCGGCTACGGCGAGCTGATTCCCTATTTCCACGCGGATCGCACGGTCGAGCAGGCAGTGGCCGAGATCCGCCGCAACACCCGGCGCTACGCGCGCAGGCAGCTCACCTGGTTCCGGAACCAGCTCCCGGCCGGCGCCATCTGGCTCGACGCCAGCCGGCCCGCCGGCGAATTGGTCCGGTCTGTTATG